A stretch of the Enterobacteriaceae endosymbiont of Donacia proxima genome encodes the following:
- a CDS encoding 5'-3' exonuclease codes for MKKKIILIDGTFYLYRAYYALPYLTNSKGYPTGAMYGFIKMFNKIIKMNINSYFLIIFDTKGNSFRRKIFSKYKLTRINMPNNLVIQIKPLYKIIQAMGYNVISIKNVEADDIIGTLAIYAEKKNYFIFIFSIDKDITQLVTKNIKIVNPINYSISGPKEIYHKYGVYPKFISDLLALSGDSIDNIPGVPGIGKKISQKLINKLGDLTKIYQNINNINNINFRGGINIKKKLIKYKELVFLYHKLTKIETNIILNQEYLNFEIKPEINNLKYLFKLYEFNNLINSNYIN; via the coding sequence ATGAAAAAAAAAATAATTTTAATAGACGGAACATTTTATTTATACCGTGCATATTATGCTTTACCTTATTTAACTAATAGTAAAGGATATCCTACTGGAGCAATGTATGGTTTTATTAAAATGTTTAACAAAATCATAAAAATGAATATTAATAGTTATTTTTTAATTATATTTGATACTAAAGGAAATTCTTTCAGAAGAAAAATTTTTAGTAAATATAAATTAACTAGGATTAATATGCCTAATAATTTAGTTATACAAATTAAACCTTTGTATAAAATTATACAGGCTATGGGATATAATGTTATATCTATAAAAAATGTAGAAGCAGATGATATAATTGGTACTTTAGCAATATATGCAGAAAAAAAAAATTATTTTATTTTTATTTTTAGTATAGATAAAGATATAACACAATTAGTTACAAAAAATATTAAAATAGTAAATCCAATTAATTACTCTATTTCTGGACCGAAAGAAATATATCATAAATATGGAGTATACCCAAAATTCATTAGCGATTTATTAGCATTAAGTGGTGATTCTATAGATAATATTCCTGGGGTTCCAGGAATAGGAAAAAAAATAAGTCAAAAACTAATTAATAAATTAGGTGATTTAACAAAAATTTATCAAAATATAAATAATATTAATAATATTAATTTTAGAGGTGGAATAAATATAAAAAAAAAATTAATAAAATATAAAGAGTTAGTATTTTTATATCATAAATTAACAAAAATTGAAACTAATATTATTTTAAATCAAGAATATTTAAATTTTGAAATTAAACCAGAAATAAATAATTTAAAATATTTATTTAAATTATATGAATTTAATAATTTAATTAATAGTAATTATATTAATTAA
- a CDS encoding thioredoxin domain-containing protein: protein MINTKKKCVLFFSMLFLLLFTSNRCFAYRNPSRELFYEKLTKESQLLYKKAFGNKPVIIEFFSFLCPHCYEFYRNIDKKIFKNKIPKNVKIIRIHYSKMGQENGFATLLGYTWVVAKMLNVENKIIGPIFDGIHNTETIHDYKSIKKLFIKITGITSNTFDAAWNSNIAKTLFEKEYDLVEKLDINLVPDIYINNKYVINLSSLYNNYGDNLYSHYINLVLKLLKK, encoded by the coding sequence ATGATAAATACAAAAAAAAAATGTGTACTATTTTTTAGTATGCTATTTTTATTATTATTTACATCTAATAGATGTTTTGCATACAGAAACCCATCAAGAGAGCTTTTTTACGAAAAATTAACAAAAGAAAGTCAGTTATTATATAAAAAAGCATTTGGTAATAAACCAGTTATAATTGAATTTTTTTCATTTTTATGTCCTCATTGTTACGAATTTTATAGAAATATTGATAAAAAAATTTTTAAAAATAAAATTCCCAAAAATGTTAAAATTATAAGAATTCATTATAGTAAAATGGGTCAAGAAAATGGATTTGCTACCTTATTAGGTTATACATGGGTGGTTGCTAAAATGTTAAATGTAGAAAATAAAATTATAGGTCCTATTTTCGATGGTATTCATAATACTGAAACAATTCATGATTATAAATCTATAAAAAAACTTTTTATAAAAATTACAGGTATAACTAGTAATACATTTGATGCAGCGTGGAATAGTAATATAGCAAAAACATTATTTGAAAAAGAATATGATTTAGTTGAAAAACTTGATATAAATTTAGTTCCAGATATTTATATTAATAATAAATATGTAATTAATTTATCTTCATTATATAATAATTATGGAGATAATCTTTATTCGCATTATATAAATTTAGTATTAAAACTTTTAAAAAAATAA
- the rpmG gene encoding 50S ribosomal protein L33, protein MAKKKRVIIKLISSAKTGHFYTTTKNRKNTKKLLVKKYDPLLRKHILYREKKIK, encoded by the coding sequence ATGGCGAAAAAAAAACGTGTAATAATTAAATTAATTTCATCTGCTAAAACTGGACATTTTTATACTACTACTAAAAATAGAAAAAATACAAAAAAATTATTAGTTAAAAAATATGATCCTTTACTAAGAAAACATATTTTATATAGAGAAAAAAAAATTAAATAA
- the rpmE gene encoding 50S ribosomal protein L31, whose translation MKKNIHPQCNNITAKCSCGNLINIKSTLKNNKELNLDVCYLCHPFYTGKQKITDNKGRVEKFRKKFKNFQIFK comes from the coding sequence ATGAAAAAAAATATTCACCCTCAATGTAATAATATTACAGCTAAATGTTCATGCGGTAACTTAATTAATATTAAATCAACTTTAAAAAATAATAAAGAATTAAATTTAGATGTTTGTTATTTATGTCATCCTTTTTATACAGGAAAACAAAAAATAACAGACAATAAAGGACGTGTTGAAAAATTTAGAAAAAAATTTAAAAATTTTCAAATATTTAAATAA
- a CDS encoding GTP-binding protein: MKKIRNIAIVAHIDHGKTTLIDKLLQESDSFKNVKNLLQNKNNTNRLMDSNELEKEKGITIFSKNTSIFWKNYKINIIDTPGHADFSAEVERILSMVDSVLLLVDAIEGPMPQTRFVTSKAFLYKFKPIVIINKVDRKFIRTDWVIDQIFDLFIDLNASDDQLNFPIIYTSALKGMSGNNINKMYNNMDIIYKTIIDYVPSPKCDINKPFQMQISQIEFNNYIGNICIGLIKRGKITINQNLIFIDKNNQIKKMKVLYIIFNIGLKHVYANNAQAGDIIGIAGTGFENINISDTICDINNYKSLPKLKIEKPKISMLFQVNDSPFAGMEGKHLTSHKIFHKINKVCLYDMALHIEKTENNNTFMVFGRGELHLAMVIENMRKEGFELLVSKPQILTKIINGKRKEPFEVLILDLMQNKKGNIIQLLNKKKAIINNIILNNFNNRIKIEAIISSRALIGLRNEFINITSGNGIINSFFSHYDVNKYDIIHKRNNGVLISNKEGYAVAFSLYNLQSRGKLLIKPGDKIYKGQIIGIHNKSNDLFVNCLINKKLTNMRASGSDNPINLIPIKKISLEEAIDFIQYDELIEITPKSIRIKKKSN, translated from the coding sequence ATGAAAAAAATACGTAATATAGCTATTGTAGCACATATAGATCATGGAAAAACAACGTTAATAGATAAATTATTACAAGAATCTGATAGTTTTAAAAATGTTAAAAATTTATTACAAAATAAAAATAATACTAACAGATTAATGGATTCTAATGAATTAGAAAAAGAAAAAGGTATAACTATTTTTTCAAAAAATACATCTATCTTTTGGAAAAATTATAAAATTAATATTATTGATACTCCAGGACATGCAGATTTTAGTGCAGAAGTAGAACGTATTTTATCAATGGTAGATTCTGTATTATTATTAGTAGATGCTATTGAAGGACCTATGCCACAAACAAGGTTTGTTACATCAAAAGCTTTTTTATATAAATTTAAACCGATTGTAATAATAAATAAAGTAGATAGAAAATTTATTAGAACAGATTGGGTTATCGATCAAATATTTGATTTATTTATAGATTTAAATGCTTCTGATGATCAACTTAATTTTCCTATAATATATACATCTGCTCTTAAAGGAATGTCAGGAAATAATATAAATAAAATGTATAATAATATGGATATTATATATAAAACTATTATTGATTATGTTCCATCTCCTAAATGTGATATTAATAAACCATTTCAAATGCAAATATCTCAAATAGAATTTAATAATTATATTGGTAATATTTGTATTGGTTTAATAAAAAGAGGTAAAATTACAATAAATCAAAATTTAATTTTTATAGATAAAAATAATCAAATTAAAAAAATGAAAGTTTTATATATAATATTTAATATAGGATTAAAACATGTTTATGCAAATAATGCTCAAGCTGGTGATATTATAGGTATTGCAGGAACAGGATTCGAAAACATTAATATTTCTGATACAATTTGTGATATAAATAATTATAAATCTCTTCCCAAATTAAAAATAGAAAAACCAAAAATTAGTATGTTATTCCAAGTTAATGATTCTCCATTTGCAGGTATGGAAGGGAAACATTTAACATCTCATAAAATATTTCATAAAATTAATAAAGTTTGTTTATATGATATGGCTTTACATATAGAAAAAACTGAAAATAATAATACTTTTATGGTTTTTGGAAGAGGAGAATTACATCTTGCTATGGTTATAGAAAATATGAGAAAAGAAGGATTTGAATTATTAGTATCAAAACCACAAATTTTAACTAAAATCATTAATGGTAAACGGAAAGAACCATTTGAAGTATTAATTTTAGACCTTATGCAAAATAAAAAAGGTAATATAATTCAATTATTAAATAAAAAAAAAGCTATAATAAATAATATTATTTTAAATAATTTTAATAATAGAATTAAAATTGAAGCAATTATTTCAAGTAGAGCTTTAATCGGTTTACGTAATGAATTTATAAATATAACATCAGGAAATGGAATAATAAATTCTTTTTTTAGTCATTATGATGTAAATAAATATGATATAATACACAAAAGAAATAATGGTGTTTTAATCTCAAATAAAGAAGGTTATGCTGTCGCATTTTCTTTATATAATTTACAATCAAGAGGTAAGTTATTAATTAAACCTGGAGATAAAATTTATAAAGGACAAATAATAGGAATACATAATAAATCAAATGACCTTTTTGTAAATTGTTTAATTAATAAAAAACTTACTAATATGAGAGCATCCGGTAGTGATAATCCTATAAATTTAATTCCTATAAAAAAAATATCCTTAGAAGAAGCAATAGATTTTATTCAATATGATGAATTGATAGAAATTACACCTAAATCAATACGAATTAAAAAAAAATCTAACTAA
- a CDS encoding 3-deoxy-7-phosphoheptulonate synthase, translating to MQKNNFDNKNTLITPKELKKKLSISQDIKNNILISRKIISNIINGKDPRILIVCGPCSIHNFDEAIEYGNLLKNLSLKLKKNIFLIMRVYFEKPRTILGWKGLINDPYMNHTFDINKGLYLARKLLIKLAIKNISLATEILDPNTFHYIDDLLSWVAIGARTVESQIHREIVSLINIPAGFKNNTNGNINVAINAIQASAIKHHFISLDQNGKSYIVSTTGNKNCHLILRGGKKPNYYKHNILECEKILLNIGLKSNIMIDCSHGNSNKDYTKQILVIKSIISQIKEGNISIIGIMIESYINQGNQILDIKNNKKLKYGVSITDGCLDFKSTEKVLLQINNELDLILKIRFLKKKNIS from the coding sequence ATGCAAAAAAATAATTTTGATAATAAAAATACTTTAATTACTCCAAAAGAATTAAAAAAAAAATTATCAATATCCCAAGATATTAAAAATAATATATTAATATCACGTAAAATTATATCAAATATTATTAATGGTAAAGATCCTAGAATTTTAATTGTTTGTGGACCATGTTCGATACATAATTTTGATGAAGCTATAGAATATGGTAATTTATTAAAAAATTTATCTTTAAAATTAAAAAAAAATATATTTCTTATTATGCGAGTATATTTTGAAAAACCTAGAACAATTTTAGGATGGAAAGGATTAATTAATGATCCATACATGAATCATACTTTTGATATAAATAAAGGATTATACTTAGCACGTAAATTATTAATAAAATTAGCTATAAAAAATATATCATTAGCAACTGAAATATTAGATCCTAATACATTCCATTATATAGATGATTTATTAAGTTGGGTAGCAATTGGAGCTCGCACGGTAGAATCTCAAATTCATAGAGAAATAGTTTCTTTAATTAATATTCCTGCCGGATTTAAAAACAATACAAATGGTAATATTAATGTAGCTATTAATGCGATTCAAGCATCAGCCATAAAACATCATTTTATAAGTTTAGATCAAAATGGAAAATCATATATAGTAAGTACTACAGGTAATAAAAATTGTCATCTTATTTTAAGAGGAGGTAAAAAACCTAATTATTATAAACATAATATATTAGAATGTGAAAAAATTTTATTAAATATTGGATTAAAATCTAATATAATGATTGATTGCAGTCATGGTAATTCTAATAAAGATTATACAAAACAAATTTTAGTTATTAAATCCATAATTTCCCAAATTAAAGAAGGAAATATATCTATTATAGGAATAATGATAGAAAGTTATATTAATCAAGGAAATCAAATTTTAGATATTAAAAATAATAAAAAATTAAAATATGGAGTTTCAATTACAGATGGATGTTTAGATTTTAAATCTACAGAAAAAGTTTTATTACAAATAAATAATGAATTAGATTTAATACTTAAAATACGTTTTTTAAAAAAAAAAAATATTTCTTAA
- a CDS encoding S4 domain-containing protein, producing MKNINLTFKVCLLNNKKRLDSFLKEKILQFSRTQIKKLIICNKVQVNHNIINIPKKKFF from the coding sequence ATGAAAAATATTAATTTAACTTTTAAAGTTTGTTTATTAAATAATAAAAAAAGGTTAGATTCTTTTCTTAAAGAAAAAATATTACAATTTTCTAGAACACAAATAAAAAAATTAATAATTTGTAATAAAGTTCAAGTTAATCATAATATTATTAATATACCTAAAAAAAAATTTTTTTAG
- the rpmB gene encoding 50S ribosomal protein L28, with amino-acid sequence MTKICQITNKKTIKGNNRSHAMNATKRKFSPNIHYHKFWLIKEKKFITLRVSAKGIRLINKKGIENIKFNRK; translated from the coding sequence ATGACTAAAATTTGTCAAATAACTAATAAAAAAACAATAAAAGGTAATAATCGTTCTCATGCGATGAATGCAACTAAAAGAAAATTTTCACCAAATATTCATTATCATAAATTTTGGTTAATTAAAGAAAAAAAATTTATTACTTTAAGAGTATCTGCAAAAGGAATAAGATTAATTAATAAAAAAGGAATAGAAAATATTAAATTTAATAGAAAATAA
- the tyrA gene encoding bifunctional chorismate mutase/prephenate dehydrogenase: MLNKIDLLRNQIDILDIDLLNLLKKRLNLVKQIGLIKYKNGLPIYFPEREKKIIELRRKEAEQIGISPDFIEDILSRIINESYLHEKNKIFKNLQPYLSTILIISNNKIGSFFKKMLILTGYNIHYVKEKNLDLNNIHSIFMNIGMIIINVSIPFLRKIIKKLLILPKNCILVDLSPIKQISFEIILPIYKGPVLGLYPLFNIKKKIFLKEFIMYCHGRNKEFYLWFLKQIEIWGIKINNIDIIKHDQYIFFIESLKYFFVLTYTTLLFNNKISLNEIFILSKPIYDLNFFIFKNFFIYDPQLYTNLILKFKNNKESIKKYLNSINNLFFLIKNNKINKIKNIFKNIQNLLINNINN; encoded by the coding sequence ATGCTAAATAAAATAGATTTATTACGTAATCAAATTGATATTCTAGATATAGATTTATTAAATCTTTTAAAAAAAAGGTTAAATTTAGTAAAACAAATTGGATTAATAAAATATAAAAATGGATTACCTATTTATTTTCCTGAAAGGGAAAAAAAAATTATTGAATTAAGGAGAAAAGAAGCAGAACAAATAGGAATATCTCCTGATTTCATAGAAGATATATTATCTCGTATAATTAATGAATCATATCTACATGAAAAAAATAAAATATTTAAAAATTTACAACCTTATCTGTCTACAATACTTATTATTAGTAATAATAAAATAGGTTCTTTTTTTAAAAAAATGTTAATATTAACAGGATATAATATACATTATGTAAAAGAAAAAAATTTAGATTTGAATAATATTCATTCTATATTTATGAATATAGGCATGATTATTATTAATGTATCTATTCCTTTCTTAAGAAAAATTATTAAAAAATTATTAATTTTACCTAAAAACTGTATTTTAGTTGATTTATCTCCTATTAAACAAATTTCTTTTGAAATAATACTTCCAATATATAAAGGACCTGTTCTAGGTTTATATCCATTATTTAATATAAAAAAAAAAATTTTTTTAAAAGAATTTATAATGTATTGTCATGGACGTAATAAAGAATTTTATTTATGGTTTTTAAAACAAATAGAAATTTGGGGGATAAAGATTAATAATATTGATATTATAAAACATGACCAATATATATTTTTTATAGAATCATTAAAGTATTTTTTTGTATTAACATATACTACTTTATTATTTAATAATAAAATTTCATTAAATGAAATATTTATTTTATCAAAACCTATATATGACTTAAATTTTTTTATTTTTAAAAATTTTTTTATTTATGATCCACAATTATATACAAATCTTATTTTAAAATTTAAAAATAATAAAGAAAGTATTAAAAAATATTTAAATTCTATAAATAACTTATTTTTTTTAATTAAAAACAATAAAATAAATAAAATAAAAAATATATTTAAAAATATACAAAATTTATTAATAAATAATATAAACAATTAA
- the grpE gene encoding nucleotide exchange factor GrpE encodes DSVENSTELDKNDSVENSTELDKNDSVENSTELDKNDINHNLFINKCKKKYTIEYFKEKNDLLKIRIFELKDKIKTVKQKIWDLKLRSQSEIENIRRRSTLDIANAYKFSLEKFIYELLPVIDNLERSLELKIHKENSFKISIIEGIKLTLKLLIILIKKFGVTIINEINIPFDPSKHQAMSIIGSDKIKENYIIKILQKGYILNKRLLRPAMVIVSKKKENINN; translated from the coding sequence ATGATAGTGTTGAAAACAGTACAGAACTAGATAAAAATGATAGTGTTGAAAACAGTACAGAACTAGATAAAAATGATAGTGTTGAAAACAGTACAGAACTAGATAAAAATGATATAAATCATAATTTATTTATAAATAAATGTAAAAAAAAATATACAATTGAATATTTTAAAGAAAAAAATGATTTATTAAAAATAAGAATTTTTGAATTAAAAGATAAAATAAAAACAGTAAAACAAAAAATATGGGATTTAAAATTACGTTCCCAATCTGAAATAGAAAATATAAGACGTAGATCAACTTTAGATATAGCAAATGCATATAAATTTTCTTTAGAAAAATTTATTTATGAATTATTACCTGTAATAGATAATCTAGAGAGATCGTTAGAATTAAAAATACATAAAGAAAATTCTTTTAAAATTTCAATAATAGAAGGAATTAAATTAACTTTAAAATTATTAATAATTTTAATTAAAAAATTTGGTGTAACAATTATAAATGAAATTAATATACCTTTTGATCCATCTAAACATCAGGCAATGTCAATAATTGGATCAGATAAAATAAAAGAAAATTATATAATAAAAATTTTACAAAAAGGATATATCCTTAATAAAAGATTATTAAGACCTGCAATGGTTATTGTATCTAAAAAAAAAGAAAATATAAATAATTAA
- the bamD gene encoding outer membrane protein assembly factor BamD, whose translation MNKKIFLINIIMFILLITINCQYNTYIHKQKHFNISLKYDYLNAIRFLSEKKYDQALLEFNNLYINYPRNIYTEKILVFLIYLNYVEHNFLIVLELIDEFVQLYDNSAFMSYILYIKIMAEISLDTNNQIQNLFKINRSDCNPFYTQLAINDAKIFFKKYPNSIYIHLLKKRLMYMKKRIKNFDLNIIKFLYQKKKYISVINRCLIFLKNNSCNDINTYLIKKILNDSLDKLNISHI comes from the coding sequence ATGAATAAAAAAATATTTTTAATTAACATAATTATGTTTATATTACTAATTACAATTAATTGCCAATATAATACATATATACATAAACAAAAACATTTTAATATTTCTTTAAAATATGATTATCTTAATGCTATAAGATTTTTATCTGAAAAAAAATATGATCAAGCTTTATTAGAATTTAATAATTTATATATCAATTATCCTCGTAATATATATACTGAAAAGATTTTAGTTTTTTTAATTTATCTTAATTATGTAGAACATAATTTTTTAATTGTTTTAGAATTAATAGATGAATTTGTACAATTATATGATAATTCTGCATTTATGAGTTATATTCTCTATATTAAAATAATGGCAGAAATATCTTTAGATACTAATAATCAAATACAAAACTTATTTAAAATTAATAGAAGTGATTGTAATCCATTTTATACTCAATTAGCTATTAATGATGCAAAAATATTTTTTAAAAAATATCCAAATAGTATTTATATTCATCTTTTAAAAAAAAGATTAATGTATATGAAAAAACGTATTAAAAATTTTGATTTAAATATTATTAAATTTCTTTATCAAAAAAAAAAATATATATCAGTAATTAATAGATGTTTAATATTTTTAAAAAATAATTCATGTAATGATATTAATACTTATTTAATAAAAAAAATTTTAAATGATTCTTTAGATAAATTAAATATCAGTCATATTTAA
- a CDS encoding RluA family pseudouridine synthase, producing the protein MQINTFILNKKIIWKAQNIPLNIIYEDQYVLVINKTSNIVVHPGNKNINNTIFNAILYYYPHARDIPRAGIIHRLDKNTTGLMIIAKNIYCYFFLKQELKKHNIVRKYETIVNGIIKNNNIINFPIKRIYKKNNIFMKIHPLGKSAITKIFIKNIFKNYTHLKIKLETGRTHQIRVHLSYIKHSIVGDQIYKNYINNINISKFYETKINKIIQRQALHAYCIKFMHPFYKIKIKLNTILPNDINNLINFLKNVNI; encoded by the coding sequence ATTCAAATTAATACTTTTATTTTAAATAAAAAAATAATATGGAAAGCACAAAATATACCTTTAAATATAATTTATGAAGATCAATATGTTTTAGTTATTAATAAAACATCTAATATTGTTGTACATCCTGGTAATAAAAATATAAATAATACTATATTTAATGCAATATTATATTATTATCCACATGCAAGAGATATACCTAGAGCAGGAATTATACATAGATTAGATAAGAATACTACTGGCTTAATGATAATAGCAAAAAATATTTATTGTTATTTTTTTTTAAAACAAGAATTAAAAAAACATAATATAGTAAGAAAATATGAAACAATTGTTAATGGAATTATTAAAAATAATAATATTATAAATTTTCCAATAAAACGTATATATAAAAAAAATAATATTTTTATGAAAATACACCCATTAGGTAAATCAGCAATAACTAAAATTTTTATAAAAAATATTTTTAAAAATTATACTCATTTAAAAATTAAATTAGAAACAGGTAGAACTCATCAAATTAGAGTTCATCTATCATATATTAAACATAGTATTGTTGGTGATCAAATTTATAAAAATTATATCAATAATATTAATATTAGTAAATTTTATGAAACAAAAATTAATAAAATAATTCAAAGACAAGCTTTACATGCATATTGTATTAAATTTATGCATCCATTTTATAAAATAAAAATAAAACTGAATACGATTTTACCAAATGATATAAATAATTTGATTAATTTTTTAAAAAATGTTAATATTTAA
- the smpB gene encoding SsrA-binding protein SmpB, translating into MEKKFFIFNKKVYYNFFIKERINAGLILKGWEVKSLRLNKATIVNSYVTILNRKIYICNLNISPLKTVCNYVKCNSKRMKQLLLKKKEIEFLQNYINNKGFTIVVLGLFWKKSWCKINLAIVKGKKKHDKRNILKKKIWNIKKIRLLKKSI; encoded by the coding sequence ATGGAAAAAAAATTTTTTATTTTTAATAAAAAAGTATATTATAATTTCTTTATTAAAGAAAGAATTAATGCAGGACTTATTTTAAAAGGTTGGGAAGTAAAATCTTTAAGATTAAATAAAGCAACTATTGTAAATAGTTATGTAACTATTTTAAATAGAAAAATTTATATATGCAATCTAAATATTAGTCCATTAAAAACAGTATGTAATTATGTTAAATGTAATTCTAAAAGAATGAAACAATTATTATTAAAAAAAAAAGAAATAGAATTTCTACAAAATTATATAAATAATAAGGGTTTTACCATTGTAGTACTTGGTTTATTTTGGAAAAAATCATGGTGTAAAATAAACCTGGCTATCGTAAAAGGTAAAAAAAAACATGATAAAAGAAATATTTTAAAAAAAAAAATATGGAATATTAAAAAAATACGTTTATTAAAAAAAAGTATTTAA